A window of Dysidea avara chromosome 1, odDysAvar1.4, whole genome shotgun sequence genomic DNA:
GAGTACCCACCTCTGTTTCAAAAATCTCTCCAAAGTAAAGTATGGTTGGAGTTTTATCCTGATGTAGCAATAAGACATTCAGTACATGTAAGCAATGTAAAAAATGAAATGAAGATTCTTGGTGACTTAAAGTTAAGCAGTCTGGCAAAGAAAGAGATTGAACTCTTTATTGATGGTGAGTGTCGATTGGAGAGGTGTTTTAAAGTGTGCAATGCTCAGTGGAGGTTCATTTTAATTCACATGGCAAAGAAGTGGAAGAAACTAGAAGGAAAATTACTAAAAGATTCAAAGAAGGTTCAACTAACTGTTCCAGGTATTGATGACGAGGATCCTTGTATTATCTTCAAAGGTGAGAAACCCACTATTGAGGCTCTGGAGAACCACATTCAAGATTTTCTAGATTCCGTCAAATCCTCTCCACCCATTAGACAATTACGAAATTGTGTTGTTAGATACTTCTCCAGTAGCGTCGGTATGTCAGCTGTTCAACGATGTGAAATGGATGAGAAGTGTTGCATACAAATTGACATAGAAGATGCCAGCATTAACCCATCACAGAATCACAGTATTATTGGTACTGGCCAGTGCAATAAAGTGTGTACAGAGATTACACCAGGAGGACTGAAGGTCAGTCTATATCATGGAGACATTACTGCTCTACCTGTTGATTTGATTGTCAACTGTGCTAATCCCAAATTAAAGCACACCAGTGGAGTTGCCTTGGTGATAGCCAATGAGGGAGGGGCTTGTATACAAAGGGAATCAGATGCTTTATTGGAGACCGTAACTAACATTAAAGAAGGTGACGTGTTTGTGATGAAGAAAGTGGGAAATCTTCCTTGCAAGAGTTTGATACATGTGGTAAGCCCTTACTGGAAAGGTGGGACACAAAATGAAGAATCACTTCTTAAGAATGCTTGCTTGAAAGCACTAGAAAAGGCACAGAGTTTTCAAACCATATCGTTTCCAGCTATTGGCTCAGACAACACACATAGCTTCCCCATCTCCATATGTGCTGAGAACATGATAAAGGCTGTAGTTGAGTTTAGTCAACAGTACCCAGCGTGTTCCCTCAGTGAAGTTGCGCTTGTCCTGTATCATCAGTTTGAAGTGGACgctttctgtaaagaaatatcACAAGTGTTTTCACCCAGTGTAGTAACTCAGGCATCAAGTACTACTGTTAACACTGAGAATATAGCCACTGAAGAAGAGGATGATTTTGTAGTCATTTACAATGACAAGGATAAAATCTCTAGTAACCAGTCCACTAACAAGGACAGTGTCTTACCAGGGAATGCTATAACAGATTCTAGCAGTACTATTAAAATTGACATTACTCGATATGTTCAAGTGTGTAAGGGAGACCTTCTACATCAACAAGTGAGTGTGTAACATCATCTTACTCCTTCGTTGTGTAACCATTCTATCTTTTTCTATAGGCAGATGTCTATGTGAACACCGTTGGTACAGATCTGGTGTTGAAGAATGGTGCTGTGTCTCGTGCATTCCTCAAAGCTGGTGGTCAGGCACTACAAGATGAGTGTAATGATTATGTTGCTAGTCGTGGAAACTTACCAGTTGCCGGTGTGGTATTGACTAAACCTGGTGCCATTCCTTGTAAGGGCATCATACACACTGTGGGATCAACTTACAGTGATGTCAATAAGAAACTATCTGAAGAGGTGAATCATTTGCAGCACTCtacgtacatgcatacacacacacacatgcacacacacacaacacatgtacacgcatgcacacattacacacgcatgcacacaatacacacttacgcacgcacgcacacattatatacactgtacattcaCTTATGACAACACATATAATATctaattatatatatttattttctGTTTCATATTGTCTAGATTCTGAGAAACATTGTTAAAAAATGTTTGATAATGTCTGAAGGATTAAAAGCACAATCGATTGCTTTTCCTGCACTAGGTACTGGTAATTTGTGTTACCCAGCTGATGTTGCAGCTGAAGTGATGATCAATGCAGTTGCTGAGTACATCAGCAAGAACTTGACTAGTACAGCATGTGTCAAGACAGTCAAAATGGTGATATTCACAGACTCTGACTATCAACAGTTTTGTAACAGTCTGTCTGAGCTTAACAGAAGCATCGCCATACCACCCTCTGCTACTAATGTAATGACCGCCGCTACCCCTGCTATTTCTCCACCTGTTTCTCAACCAAAACCTAGTACTAGTTCAAGTTACCATTCTAATGTTGTGGAGTCACAGGCAGTGCGTAAAATCACTGTTGAAATTATAGTTGGAGATATCACGGATGATGATAGTGACGCCATAGTCAACCCTACCAATgatagaatggatttgacaagtagtgCAGTGTCTAATGCCATCCTCAACAAGGCTGGCCCTGACTTACAGAAGAGATGTGATAGTATCACTTCACAAGGTTATCGTCTACATCCTGACAGAGTTTGCTGTACACGTGCAGTTGGTAACTTAAAGTGCAAAAATGTTTTTCATATTCTGGTGTGTGGTACTGATATTGCCAAAGCTGTGACTGTGTGTCTAGAAGAGGCTGAGACAAATAAGTTGAGCTCAATAGCCTTCCCTGCAATAGGCACCGGTGCCTTAGGCCACAGCTTATCTTCAGCTGCTGAGAGTATGTGCGAATCAATTGTAATCTTTGGACAGAATGATCCAATGTTTGTTAGCCGAGTACGTGTAATTGTATTTCAACAAAGTATGGTACAGGATTTCATAGATCAGCTCACTCTATCTCAAGTCAATGATATGTTACAGACAACAAAGCAACCACCAACTGTACAAGCTGTGGCTTCCTTTAAATCTCCCCAACGTTCTATTAAACATGCAATTAACAAAGTGTCCTCCATCCTTCACAAGCCAAGATCACCTGCTTTATCAGGTCCAGCCTCCCTTGTTAGTCACACTGCAGCTACTCAACCAATCACTAAAAAGTCTGTACTTGTTTTGCAAGTGTTTTCCGATGACACCAAGAAAATACAAAAAGCAGAAAAGTGTTTGCAGCAACTAATGGAAGACCAGTTAACTACAGATGTGATTGATAATAAGCTGATTAACCAGTTGTCTCGTAAAGAACAGGCTGACATTGAACACAAAGCAAAGATCAGAAAAATTGACATTAAAATTGACATTGGAAAGTTTCAACATAACATCAAGCTGAGAGGGGACAAAGAAGATATTGCAGAACTTAAGATTGAAATTTCTGAAATTTTGAATGAAAAAGGCATTGAAGATTCAAAGAAGAAGGAAATGCAGTTAGTTAATGCTAAGGTTCAATGGCAGTGGTGTAACAAATCTGGTGTTTATGAAGATTATGATATCAATGCTAACTATGCTATAGAGCAAGCTTATCAGGCTAATGCAGCTAACAATTTTGTCTACAAGAACCAGCAGAGTGTTACCGACGATACAACAGACAATGATGTACCTGATTATAATGTGTTAGCCGAAGAGTTTGATTTCCAAAACATGAAGGCAAAAGACTTGAACGACTCATCAGTTGTGTATGACATAAAACGAAATGAAATTGATCACAGTAAGTTGTTATAtttgtacatactatacttacacacagacatacatatgtacgtacatgcatacatacatacatataatgtattattgcattgCTTATATTATCAATCATATTTACAGGTAGAATGAATCTTCCAAGTGAGTGGAGTCCAATGACAGATGGTACAGTGTGTGAAATGGTTACACTGGATGACACTGGTACAGAGTATAGGGAAGTGAAGGCATTATTTGAGGGCACTGTACTTGTTACACAATTCAAAAGTCTTTGGACTTCAAGCAGCCGAAAACAGTGTTACCAAATTGTTAGAATACAACGTGTTCAAAATGCACATCTCTATCACCAGTATATTACGAGGAAGAAAGGTATGGATCAACAAAACCCTAGTAGTTATCAGAATGAGAGGAGACTGTTTCATGGCTGTCCAAAAGATGTTGCTGAACTGATCAGCCATCAAGGTTTTAACAGGAGCTTTGCTGGAAAGAATGGTAATGATTTTTACAACAGTAAATTAAATTCTAATTCATGGGTTACAGtgtgtgaccagctgagcaaaaacctgtcattttcacacattttattaCGTTGCTGTtttctatagtaacaaaggagtgaacagtcaaagtttcagccttttatttTGGGGCTATAGTACTAGACAGTTGAAACGGCAGTGTGTACAGCAGCTACGTATATGgtgaataaattacaggcacttaattgATTATAAGTCATGaatgaaacaagctatgaagacaTGACATGGCTTAATCTGTTCCCGTGAACTGGCCTAGGCTAACCCATCAAAGTATACTATATTTCTCCATGTAGACAGAGAAGAAGGCCGTTCCGACAatagtaaactttatttctatcaCATCGTAAATGAGCGGCTATGAGTCATGGGTTTTTGACTGTGCAAACACAAAGCAAACGTTTTCTTACTATccataaacagacaaatccAGTGTGTATAGGTTTTATCGATTTGAGCCATGTTTTACTACATACCAAAGTAAATAAAATGTGGCATGCAAATTTATACCTAGTTTACTTGAATACATTTTTATAGCGAACAACAGATTTTTGCTCAGCTATAGCCTTAGGTTGTTCTGCAGTAAATTAAATACCGAGTCACTTTTATGCAAAGATAATAGTAGCCATCCAAGGGCACCCGCCAAAGCTTTACCACCAGAGGCAGTAGACACCCAGTAACTACATGTAGTATCTGTAACTGCACAATATGTTAATTGCTGAAAACAGTACATGATGACCATGCACATCTCACAACAATCTACAGTAACTAGACTAATAGCTATCAAatacaatgaccacaccccttaatggtCTGACTGCATTAACAATCTTTGCTTAATGTGTCTTAGGGTTGAAAgccacacagtaaaaacaaactagtgaaatcactactaatgtctgccacaatactcactatttttgtgtggtGACACATGCTACTAATTCTGTAGTGACCTTCAATAccatgtagtgatgttcactacttgtagtgatgttcactacttgtagtgatgttcactacttgtagtgagggtcactacaaaaggtgactggatctgcaagaatcccatatgtttgcgcaagcctaattttacagtggAATGCAATGGGTGGAGTATTTACGAAATTGTACATAATTTTTAAAGCactttttcacagtgaaggaAGGAGATAAAGACATAAACCTTAGTAGCATTGtcatccccaaagcaagaggagtttttccaaaatctttgtttcttgtcagtactcccaaggagaTGGAAAATATTAACATTAGTCTGCCTTGTGTTGGATGATCATTTCACTAtcgttttttttttgcttttgtcATGGTATTAGGAATAGCCTGGAAGACAATTTAAcgcttacccagcaatggatttgcctgttcatggagaatctaATGGTgtgtaagttgcatcttggtagaggactgtaTTCGTAAGTTATGCACCTTTcatttattttctgtattgtcactgtacaaattgatttttctgctgttgccactttgtagcgctgtaacttcaaaagttcttggcttctagagctgaaactgtGGTTGAACATCCCTTTGGCTATCTATAtaaataaaatggaattcgaaaaatgcactaacatatgAGGCTTTTGCAGATCCGGCCACaaagagtagtgaaggtcactacaaaagtagtgaaagttgtgagtattgtggcagaaatcaGTGGTGAAAATTCACTACCGGTTTTTTACAGTGCATATTAAATGCAGTATGGCACACAGTTGCAAACTAGCTAATATTTGTACAACTGATCAGTTTGTTATGATCAATGATGTATTTCTCTGTAGCAACAGTTTATGGAGTTGGTGTATACTTTGCTAAAGATGCTGATTACTCAGCACAAGACATTTACTCACCACCAGACAGTTCCGATAACAAGTACATGTTTCTAGCAAGAGTCCTGACTGGAGAATATGCTCAGGGACATTCTGGGGACATACAACCACCTCCGAGGAAGTCAGAAAAAGATCGTTATGACTCCAATGTGAATAGTGTAACTAATCCTACAATATTTGTAATATTTCATGATGCTCAAGCCTACCCTGAATACCTGATCACTTTTACTGATTAAGTGTTATTTCTATtaaattgtgtgtagtgtgtatgtgttgatTATATTTTCTTGCTAATTGGAGCAATATAATATTTTAAGTGCCATCCTACAAATATACTGTGTGTGCAGTTAGTAAGCCTGAGGTAACTAACCATGCATTGTAAATATTTGTACCTCAATTATATTCATGCCATTTgccactgtacacacacacaccacaatgGTATCACTGATGATCCAGTAGTGTAATTGTGTATCTATTGAAGTTAGGCAATGCATCTGTACATGTGCTTATTGTGAAGtgtttttgtttatttgtgCCTGTATAATGTGCACATAATGACTGGTGCACATGATACTAATAGCAAGTTTATAATGGGGAGCCCTCTTGCTATGGGTGTACATGTGGAGAACACAAGATCTGTGGAAAAATAAAACCCATAATGGCCACCTTGCAGCTTGAATAATAAAGTGGTTACTGGCAGTGAGCTACCATAGCACAATATAAAATTCTGTATTATAAAGACGTACCATGTGAGCACATACTTACACTAAATCAATGGTATATGACTAGTCCTGCAGTCACTTAGTACACTTTATTTTTATAGCAGAAATATACTCTAACATGTAGTCACAGCAATGGCATGTGCAAAACAGTGTAATTGAACAGTCAGTTTTGAATAACTACTGGGTACGTATACTATACTTCAGCATTAAATGTTATGTGTTAGAATTTCATGATCTCTCACACACAGTCTGTTGAACTACCAACCAAGCATTACAGAAACTTTACTACAATGTTTATATATACGGTTTACATTTCTCACACACTTAAACTTGCAAGCTTTTATTTGGTGCATGTGTATACAAGGTGTAGATAAATATGGATCCATGTGTGATATGGGcacaatattattttgtaagttGAAAAGGTGCAAATAAAAGTAGGGACAATGCAGCtaaaattatgctagcattatttgaacataataggtgccaagtatactctaatagagtagtcaatcaTTAAAAGCAACTTAGTAAAGGACTTGTTTAATTGTGTAAACTCTATAACATAGTAACAACCTTAACTGACAACACTGTCCTCTAATTTTGTGTTCAAAACATTTATTCacttagtagctatagctaatgtaTTTCTTGCCAACTCAACGATCCACCAGACACCACCACATTCACCACTTTATCCAACCCAGTACACAGCGCAGTTATTACCAACATtctttttttccaagaacaatcaaagattgAAACAGCTTGCCATTATCTGTCATAGAATCAGCTGCAGAAaacatagatacatttactaattacttattgtctatctaattgtttgctgtatattttatgtgtatgtgtgatttctttggggtgttgatTGCCCCCTGGGAGCATCGGCAATTGCCGTCttcccagtaacaataaataaataattaattaggGTCAAAACTGTGATCAGTTCATTGTCAATTGCAATTGGATCAGAACAACATGCAGCTTTGATTCTCAAAGCAAATTCATTAACCACCAGTCTGTTATGCTTTTATAATTTTACGCTATGCTGCAGTACTCAAAAATTGAacataggtaatcacacacacacacacacatttgagtgcaattttggctgttacgagtacaattattccataattgcatgaaagtgtgtgtgattgcctactaatcacatagtgatcacCATTCATGGTTTGTACACAAtcatctatccagttctgtgtggccattaacttctaccaggtgattgcatcattatTCATCATTTGTTGTTACACTTACAAGGCTTCACAAGTCAGctattctgattggctactcaaaatgtctacatatgttgcacctaaaaggcttctatttgttggtttgattggctattcatttcTTGTTGCACTTTAAAGGCTTCTGtgattctgctattttattggctactttacagtgcaattacagaaacaagccGTGTGATTTGGAATTAATTacactcctactattgggactaatgtAAGGAAAACTAAACCACTATGTGATCATGCTCATTATTATATATTGACTTTAAATAATTACTACATAGATTTTACATTTAGCTGATACATTTCACAGCCAAGGTTTAATAGTATGCATCATTACTCTGCCTACTGTGCTAGCATGCATCAATTCAAAGTACCTGCTCACAACTATGCAGTCTGTACTAGCATATAAATATAAATTCATGACCAATTGTATTAGCATATCATGCTATTAGTGTTCATGGATTGCATGGTTCAAGTGTAATTATGTagctagtcagtcagttagcagaaaattcagtaATTGTTAAAATTCCATATAGACACTTGTCGGAAAAGTTTGGAATTACTCAGTGGGAATTTTTGAGCTTGACTATACTGCCCAGCTGTTGCTTCAGATGTATTgtaaagatttggaaatcctcagtaaGATCGAGTAATCAATGAGCACGGATTGTACCTAGTTTGTAATTAGCTAGTCTTAGTATTCTTTTGCATTGAAGTTCGATCAATCAGCtcacagtgatacaatactGGTTCTTAATCATGAACTAATGTCCTTCAAAACCTGTAATTATTGACAGTGAGGCTAGTTGTAGGGTAATATTATTGACCAGGAAAGCCTAAAGCTTTTATTaagatccctactatacaacaCTGCTATATTTTATAACTGTTAtcagaaacaaaaaaaaacaccagATCACTGGTTGATATAATTCAATGGATCCAAAGTTGTAGAAACATCAGAAGAACATGAGGCAGTATTATAGTAGCTAGTCAGTGTGTAAATTCATATCCTTTATGGATTTTTGGTAATAATAAATGTTTTGTAGATGCTGTATTAGTCCCTCTTTTGATGTCATAATGAATTGCTCACTATTACTTTTTTATCCGCTTACATATTTACCCTATCCTTTGTTCTGAATGCTTAGCTATGAACCCTACATACCTTACAGAGTGTTGCTATACCTTTCATTGTTTGCTGTCATACTGTAGCACACTCACTCCATTATATACTTGCTCTAAGACTAACTGTTGTTCACCTCTACAAATTATAGTAGATGGATTTGTGTGATTAGCTATATCTTCGCTTGAACTACAGACTGATAAACAGTAAACAAGGTAATACACAATTCTCTGAATGCTATCCTACTATTGGGACCTGTGAGAAcacttaaagcctgtgaatacagggagccATATGGCTTGCAAAACATTCTATTCAGCTAATACTCTACCCATAACCCACCAAGAACATGAATACCTCCCTGCATACCTTGTGGAGCCATTGAAGGGAGTATACACAAGAACATCTGCAATAacatttgaatatagttatCTATAGTAAACACATTAAGGATATGGGCTTCTCACTCTCACTGGTCTACTACTTTATTTCAGTGGCAGTATGATCAATCACTGACCAGAAGCATTACATTTGTGATAACTTAAATACAGGCAGTATGTACATGATCACCATGTAATAAAGCTGCATGTCTTTTAAAACTGTATATATGCGTCTTTGATTGTATATATACTTGAAACAAGCGATATTGTATTACGTAGTTTAATGGCTAGATCTAATACAAAGTCTATATAGCTGGAGCATGCATGATAGCCCATTAAAATTTTATTGAAAAATTGTTTTCCGAGCCAGgtagtaaacaaaatcactgaAAATGGCATTTCCAAGTCATGAATTCTGCTATCCTGGTGTGTAGTGTttctttattgaaggtgtataatcaAAACATATATTGAATGATGAGGAAgctttagctagctagctaattggtGGCACTGACAGGAGAATTAAAATTACTACTGCcacacatatactgtacatgtaaatcAGACACAATTCAGTATCTTCATGATATTGATCATATTTATTCTGTGTTGCAGAGATAAATTGTCATTTGGTACAAAGACACTCAGCTGATATTTGTTTCCATTAAAACTTTACCTTTTGTTAGCTATACACATTtaataaagaaatgatacacatcaCCTTGCACATCACAGTCCTACAGAACTGTGTGCATGCTATTGGATTAATAAAACTTTAATGAAACTTCTCAAGTTGAGCATATTTAGTGATTTTGCTTGCTGATAGCCTGGATAAAGATTTGTTTTATAGAGCTATGGACCATTATAAGCTTTGACAGTTGTAACACTGGATCCAGCCATTATTCCTCAGTAAGTATTGTGTGTTAATAGTTTTCTACGTAAACAAATAGTTTGGGTGACAAGGTCCAAGAAATAGGGTTATTCATTTTTACATACTTCCCTTTCTAAAAATAGTTGCATGTGCTACAAACCCATTGGTGCCAGCCTTATCCAAAAGTGAACGGCCATAGGCACTGGACTATAATAGTGTAGAGACGTTTTTACTATTTAACCAGATAACCAGAACAGTAATACTGCACTGCACAATATATAGGATATCCCTTCAAGCAATATACGTAGGAACAAATTTAATGCATTAGTCTAATGTCAATCTAATTGGCACTATATAGAGGTACAGTAAGAAATATTCACAAAATTACTAATCATCATTTTATTGCAACAATTTAATAGCTCATACACTGCATGTGTATGTGCACAGTTGTGTGAAGGTATATAGCACACACATACCAGTCTAATCACATCACAATGCAATATGACATGTACTCTTGTGTGTATTAGACTGTATGCATGTAACTACTGAATTGTGTGCAGCATTCAGTGCAAATGTTATAAAAGTAAAGTGTCACACAGTATGGACTGATTTTTGTCTTGCTGTGTAGGAATATAAGAATGGTGCATCCCAGTCGATTCTTGTTACTTTGTTCCATAATATCAAGTTGCTACTTGTGTTGCAATGGTCTGACAAAGTATAATGTGTACTCTGGAAGATATGGTGCTAAGACAGAAAGTGATGGACTCTACCTCTCAGCTACAAGCACTTTCCAACCCATTGGAACTCTTTCTACTGTTATACATGTAACTGCACCAGCAGCAATTTTTGTTCAATATCAAGTGACAATTGATGTTAGTGGCTGTGACTTTTGGACCAAACTTGAAGTGAACTCATTTAGTGCAGGATCACTGGTGCACATTGGAAGTCAACAACAATATAAAACAGCTACAGGATACTGGGCAGCTAATATTAACCCTGGCTATTATACCTTTGAGGTGCACTATAAATCTTCTCATGCTATTTCCATATCACCTAGCACTGATTACCATACAGCAGTCATCAATTTGATATGGTTTGATGGTATGCATGCAGTATCTGATGGAATCAAGTGCCATCCTACTGCTCCAATTCCAAACACATACCATATTTTAACTTCAATAAGAGATACAGAAGTATTCATACAGCATAGAGGAGAAGTGCTTGCTGCCTATCAAGTCTCCGTGTATAGTGGTTCAAAGGGACGTTTTATGATGAGAATGAATATGAATGACCAGCAACTGTACACAACAACTATGACAAATGGAAATGGATATTATCTCAATCTTAATGGCATGTGGATGGACTATTTATCTACTGGTGATTACTACTTTGGATTGACATATCTAAATACTTATGGTAGCACTCAATTTGAGGACTGTCGAAATTCTTACAAGGATAATGCAAATTTGTTTGCAATAACTATACCCAATTCGAGATGTACTGTTATAAATGTTGAGCCTACTTCCTCCTTGTCTTTGTCTACTACCTCATGGATGGACACAGATCTATCGTATACCATTACACTATATGCTGACTACCATGTTATACTCAGATACCAGTTTAGTGGATCAGGTAGAAGTACTTACACCATCACCCGCCTGACCATCAATA
This region includes:
- the LOC136255966 gene encoding protein mono-ADP-ribosyltransferase PARP14-like, with protein sequence MASNVFNSLMLEVTGLAANTSRATIKKYFTQCCSGLEVITIGKKGDAAIVEIKQITGDIQKVLLQMPHTIDGKQVTLKQLDVIPPGYNSEDIDTIVVRGDVKAVGEEALELFFTNKRRCGGGEIVSIKIESDSEAFITFQDPDVANKVTETETHKILGKELTVELMEPKKPPPIAANTFTDGYSMVINNVSESISKDLLYLYIDNVTELDGEGGDYVMKRQVHDRTQLVVTFNSGVDLPQGGIDGVIAKINFTPLEGRTLSATKPQIATAIQPVLANKIRIDSLPPNMCNVTKLSKYFSNKRKSGIDKFMRIEIKEDKTTAVLHLLDGTAVGAVLGKKHNGLGRGVVLTNCSEETTGVQSSPKRIATIAKTTTVPASILPAIKKLVTNENFPIEVAQHYIPTLIHCQQKIEDQLKVHHAVIHVDKAGCQLTVIPCQGNEQVEGWHSKCKSVVKAFIDSLKVDTLAIPLEKRELMKPIINSTSQTETSLHIEHVEDRCVVMLAGEPKEVNKVKKKLDDICKTIIDEAVPIKDERFFLLLTVKLNGLSSNHPEIKATIDSDSCSVSVTGFKAKCDAFKTDLFQMKDNMQCVPVLVTSPLAQFLSSETGRELLQHYLLSFKSEVATYFDLEGKLFVLGTAGSTAPKDLATKIQNNLGYTHVEYPPLFQKSLQSKVWLEFYPDVAIRHSVHVSNVKNEMKILGDLKLSSLAKKEIELFIDGECRLERCFKVCNAQWRFILIHMAKKWKKLEGKLLKDSKKVQLTVPGIDDEDPCIIFKGEKPTIEALENHIQDFLDSVKSSPPIRQLRNCVVRYFSSSVGMSAVQRCEMDEKCCIQIDIEDASINPSQNHSIIGTGQCNKVCTEITPGGLKVSLYHGDITALPVDLIVNCANPKLKHTSGVALVIANEGGACIQRESDALLETVTNIKEGDVFVMKKVGNLPCKSLIHVVSPYWKGGTQNEESLLKNACLKALEKAQSFQTISFPAIGSDNTHSFPISICAENMIKAVVEFSQQYPACSLSEVALVLYHQFEVDAFCKEISQVFSPSVVTQASSTTVNTENIATEEEDDFVVIYNDKDKISSNQSTNKDSVLPGNAITDSSSTIKIDITRYVQVCKGDLLHQQADVYVNTVGTDLVLKNGAVSRAFLKAGGQALQDECNDYVASRGNLPVAGVVLTKPGAIPCKGIIHTVGSTYSDVNKKLSEEILRNIVKKCLIMSEGLKAQSIAFPALGTGNLCYPADVAAEVMINAVAEYISKNLTSTACVKTVKMVIFTDSDYQQFCNSLSELNRSIAIPPSATNVMTAATPAISPPVSQPKPSTSSSYHSNVVESQAVRKITVEIIVGDITDDDSDAIVNPTNDRMDLTSSAVSNAILNKAGPDLQKRCDSITSQGYRLHPDRVCCTRAVGNLKCKNVFHILVCGTDIAKAVTVCLEEAETNKLSSIAFPAIGTGALGHSLSSAAESMCESIVIFGQNDPMFVSRVRVIVFQQSMVQDFIDQLTLSQVNDMLQTTKQPPTVQAVASFKSPQRSIKHAINKVSSILHKPRSPALSGPASLVSHTAATQPITKKSVLVLQVFSDDTKKIQKAEKCLQQLMEDQLTTDVIDNKLINQLSRKEQADIEHKAKIRKIDIKIDIGKFQHNIKLRGDKEDIAELKIEISEILNEKGIEDSKKKEMQLVNAKVQWQWCNKSGVYEDYDINANYAIEQAYQANAANNFVYKNQQSVTDDTTDNDVPDYNVLAEEFDFQNMKAKDLNDSSVVYDIKRNEIDHSRMNLPSEWSPMTDGTVCEMVTLDDTGTEYREVKALFEGTVLVTQFKSLWTSSSRKQCYQIVRIQRVQNAHLYHQYITRKKGMDQQNPSSYQNERRLFHGCPKDVAELISHQGFNRSFAGKNATVYGVGVYFAKDADYSAQDIYSPPDSSDNKYMFLARVLTGEYAQGHSGDIQPPPRKSEKDRYDSNVNSVTNPTIFVIFHDAQAYPEYLITFTD